Proteins encoded together in one Planctopirus ephydatiae window:
- the ruvB gene encoding Holliday junction branch migration DNA helicase RuvB, translated as MAREKIFTGPADGAVASTVRSSAAGAPAANAFDDRALDEELRPSRLADVVGQRKVVERLEIMLAATRMRTEPLSHILLDGPPGLGKTTLALALAKELDVECQITSGPALAAPKDLLPYLTNASGNSILFIDEIHRLPAAVEEFIYPVMEDFRVDIVLGEGLNARTINMKLKPFTIVGATTRSGMLTAPLRDRFTFREHLEFYEEADLAEIVRRNAIKLRTKIDDSSALEIARRSRGTPRKSNNLLRWARDFATVKQKEGLITNEIARQALAMLEIDVLGLEEQDRKYLRTIVNVFGGGPAGLAAIAHTMNCPPDTLEDEVEPFLLRCGFIQRTPRGRIVTASGLNHLSG; from the coding sequence ATGGCTCGCGAAAAGATTTTCACTGGCCCGGCTGATGGAGCGGTCGCCAGTACTGTTCGTTCCAGTGCTGCGGGGGCTCCTGCAGCGAATGCGTTCGATGATCGTGCGCTCGACGAAGAGTTACGTCCTTCGCGGCTGGCCGATGTCGTCGGTCAGCGAAAGGTCGTGGAACGTCTGGAAATCATGCTCGCTGCGACGCGCATGCGCACTGAGCCGCTCAGCCATATTCTGCTCGATGGTCCGCCTGGTCTGGGCAAAACAACCCTCGCTTTGGCCCTCGCCAAAGAACTCGATGTCGAATGCCAGATCACCTCGGGCCCGGCCCTGGCGGCCCCGAAAGATCTGCTGCCTTATCTGACAAACGCGAGTGGCAATTCGATTCTCTTCATCGATGAGATCCATCGTCTGCCGGCCGCCGTCGAAGAGTTTATCTATCCCGTGATGGAAGACTTCCGTGTTGATATTGTCCTCGGGGAAGGGCTCAATGCGCGGACCATCAATATGAAGCTCAAGCCTTTCACGATTGTGGGGGCCACCACTCGTTCCGGCATGTTGACTGCGCCATTGCGGGATCGCTTCACATTTCGTGAGCATCTGGAGTTCTACGAAGAGGCTGATCTGGCAGAAATCGTTCGCCGTAATGCGATCAAATTGCGGACCAAAATCGACGATTCCTCAGCTCTTGAGATTGCCCGCCGCAGCCGGGGAACACCTCGCAAATCGAACAATCTGCTGCGCTGGGCGAGAGATTTTGCGACTGTCAAGCAGAAGGAGGGTCTCATTACCAATGAGATTGCCCGACAGGCTCTCGCGATGCTCGAAATCGATGTGCTGGGTCTCGAAGAGCAGGATCGCAAGTATCTACGTACGATTGTGAATGTCTTTGGTGGCGGCCCGGCTGGTCTGGCGGCGATTGCGCATACGATGAACTGCCCCCCCGATACACTCGAGGACGAAGTGGAACCGTTCCTGCTCCGCTGCGGCTTTATCCAGAGAACACCGCGCGGCCGGATTGTGACGGCTTCTGGCCTGAATCATCTCTCAGGGTAG
- a CDS encoding isoleucine--tRNA ligase, giving the protein MFSKVNDAEFITGEHSVLKFWNERHIFQKLRAKNAGKQPWSFLDGPITANNPMGVHHAWGRTYKDSFQRYWAMNGRDLRYQNGFDCQGLWVEVEVEKQLGLGAKSAIEEYGIDKFVQECKRRVLKYAAIQTEQSVRLGYWMEWDSPEELRKLASAIGSEAPVTLTTPKGITETAPAEQLVSRLGNPDWGGSYFTFSTENNETIWTFLKKCFQRGKVYRGHDVMPWSGRGGSAYSQMEVADGRKLTTHRALFVRFPLLDDAGQETNENLLIWTTTPWTLTSNVAAMINPELDYVKLQSKKDGLVYYFAKDNLEFQRLAKEFKEGFGRPEWQWPKGTPKLKTLSQIFKESGGYEILDTVKGEALVGRQYRGPFDELDAQANDGGFPTDERLNGKSGISSHQVIDGGRDFKGSPNVVAGEGTGIVHSAPGCGDVDHQIGLANGLPTIAPLGPDGNFLEGFGHFTGKNAVHPETVQLVIDSLKEKGLLVAEEKYPHIYPFCWRTGDELVFRLVDEWFINMDWRDEIMGVTRQINWLPDSIQGQEREVEWLTNMRDWMISKKRYWGLALPIWVDELTGDFEVIGSLAELKERALDGGEGWNDFQGHTPHKPWIDGVKIRNPKTGNLMTRVEDVGNPWLDAGIVSFSTMGYNTHPDMWKKWYPADLVTECFPGQFRNWFYSLLSMATMMNNSPPFKTLLGHRLVMNEQGQPMHKSDGTAIWFEEAAEQIGVDAMRWMYLQQNPASDLRFGTRHPDEKVTLETVNGPTSTTIDGVPTCKVTSGPADEVRRQVLIPLWNSYAFFVNYARLDEFDPKAAIVPVAERPEIDRWLLSNLQALIQQVRAGFEAFDTPAACAALARFIDDLSNWYIRRNRRRFWRSKDTGDLDKRAAYQTLYETLLTLTKLMAPMTPFLAERMYGNLTSGQPDAPESVHLCDYPTADESLLDASLNRRMSLAQTVVRVAHKLREVADQRVRQPLAELRFATLSSDDLASISSLKDVIADELNVKAVSGFESLGDIVKYTYKPNLKTLGPKYGKLLNAFREELPKLPGNLLESLRRGQTINATVGGEAVTIGPDDVLIGADQAEGWVAGDESGIQVALSTTLTPELVQEGMARDFIRHIQQARKDANLEIQQRITVNYQTSEPIVAGMLKEWSDLISSETLANEITPTSGLSGKPVQVGEAEVIITIK; this is encoded by the coding sequence ATGTTCTCCAAAGTCAACGACGCCGAATTCATCACGGGTGAGCACTCCGTCCTCAAGTTCTGGAACGAACGCCACATCTTCCAGAAACTCCGGGCCAAAAACGCCGGCAAACAGCCATGGAGTTTTCTGGACGGCCCCATCACTGCCAACAATCCCATGGGCGTCCACCACGCCTGGGGCCGCACCTACAAAGACTCCTTCCAACGCTACTGGGCCATGAACGGCCGCGACCTCCGTTACCAGAACGGCTTCGACTGCCAGGGCCTTTGGGTCGAGGTCGAAGTCGAAAAACAGCTCGGCCTCGGTGCCAAAAGTGCCATCGAAGAGTACGGCATCGACAAGTTCGTGCAGGAATGCAAACGCCGCGTCTTGAAATACGCCGCCATTCAGACCGAACAATCCGTCCGCCTCGGCTACTGGATGGAATGGGACAGCCCGGAAGAACTCCGCAAACTGGCATCAGCCATTGGCAGCGAAGCCCCTGTCACCCTCACGACTCCCAAAGGAATCACCGAGACGGCGCCGGCCGAACAACTCGTCTCACGCCTCGGCAACCCTGATTGGGGCGGCAGCTACTTCACCTTCTCCACCGAAAACAACGAAACGATCTGGACATTCCTCAAAAAATGCTTCCAGCGCGGCAAGGTCTATCGCGGCCACGACGTCATGCCCTGGTCCGGTCGCGGCGGCAGTGCCTACAGCCAGATGGAAGTCGCCGACGGACGCAAACTCACCACCCACCGCGCACTCTTCGTCCGCTTCCCACTCCTTGATGACGCTGGACAGGAAACCAACGAAAACCTCCTCATCTGGACGACGACTCCCTGGACCCTCACCAGCAACGTCGCCGCCATGATCAACCCCGAACTCGACTATGTGAAACTCCAGTCCAAAAAGGACGGCCTCGTCTACTACTTCGCCAAAGACAACCTCGAGTTCCAGCGCCTCGCCAAGGAGTTCAAGGAAGGTTTCGGCAGGCCCGAATGGCAATGGCCCAAAGGCACCCCCAAGCTCAAAACCCTCTCGCAGATCTTTAAGGAATCCGGCGGCTACGAAATCCTCGATACCGTGAAGGGCGAAGCCCTCGTCGGTCGCCAATACCGCGGCCCCTTCGATGAACTCGACGCGCAGGCCAATGACGGTGGCTTCCCGACCGATGAACGGTTGAATGGAAAATCCGGTATCTCCAGCCATCAGGTCATCGACGGCGGTCGCGACTTCAAAGGCTCACCCAACGTTGTCGCTGGCGAAGGGACAGGCATTGTCCACAGCGCCCCCGGCTGCGGGGATGTCGATCATCAGATCGGCCTCGCCAACGGTCTCCCCACGATCGCACCGCTTGGCCCCGATGGCAACTTCCTCGAAGGCTTCGGCCACTTCACCGGCAAGAACGCCGTCCACCCCGAGACCGTGCAACTCGTCATCGACAGCCTCAAGGAAAAAGGCCTGCTCGTCGCCGAAGAAAAATACCCCCACATCTATCCCTTCTGCTGGCGCACCGGCGATGAACTCGTCTTCCGTCTCGTCGATGAATGGTTCATCAACATGGACTGGCGCGATGAAATCATGGGCGTCACCAGACAGATCAACTGGCTCCCCGACAGCATCCAGGGCCAGGAACGCGAAGTTGAATGGCTCACCAACATGCGCGACTGGATGATCTCCAAAAAACGCTACTGGGGCCTCGCCCTCCCCATCTGGGTTGATGAACTCACTGGCGACTTCGAAGTCATCGGCTCCCTTGCCGAACTCAAGGAACGCGCCCTCGATGGTGGAGAAGGCTGGAACGACTTCCAGGGCCACACACCCCACAAGCCCTGGATCGACGGTGTGAAGATCCGTAATCCCAAAACCGGCAACCTCATGACCCGCGTCGAAGACGTCGGCAATCCCTGGCTCGACGCCGGTATCGTCTCCTTCTCCACCATGGGCTACAACACCCACCCCGACATGTGGAAGAAGTGGTACCCCGCCGACCTCGTCACCGAATGCTTCCCCGGCCAGTTCCGCAACTGGTTCTACTCACTTCTCTCGATGGCGACGATGATGAACAACTCGCCACCCTTCAAAACATTGCTCGGCCACCGTCTCGTCATGAACGAGCAAGGCCAGCCCATGCACAAATCCGATGGCACGGCCATCTGGTTTGAAGAAGCCGCTGAACAGATCGGCGTCGACGCCATGCGCTGGATGTACCTCCAGCAGAACCCCGCCAGCGACCTCCGCTTCGGTACCCGCCATCCCGATGAAAAGGTCACTCTCGAAACGGTCAATGGCCCGACCAGCACCACCATCGATGGCGTCCCCACCTGCAAAGTCACCAGCGGCCCCGCCGACGAAGTCCGCCGCCAGGTTCTGATCCCGCTGTGGAACTCGTACGCCTTCTTCGTCAACTACGCCCGACTGGATGAATTCGACCCGAAGGCTGCGATCGTCCCTGTGGCCGAACGCCCCGAGATCGACCGCTGGCTGCTTTCCAATCTGCAAGCCCTCATTCAGCAGGTCCGCGCTGGCTTCGAAGCATTCGATACCCCCGCTGCCTGTGCCGCCCTCGCCCGCTTCATCGATGACCTCTCCAACTGGTACATCCGCCGCAATCGCCGCCGCTTCTGGCGTTCGAAAGATACCGGCGATCTCGACAAGCGTGCTGCCTATCAGACACTCTACGAAACCCTCCTGACCCTCACCAAACTGATGGCACCGATGACGCCGTTCCTCGCCGAACGGATGTACGGCAACCTCACCTCGGGCCAGCCCGACGCCCCCGAATCGGTCCATCTTTGCGACTACCCCACGGCCGACGAATCGCTGCTGGATGCCTCACTCAACAGGCGGATGTCACTGGCTCAAACCGTCGTACGCGTCGCTCACAAGCTGCGGGAAGTCGCCGATCAACGCGTGCGCCAGCCTTTGGCCGAACTCCGTTTCGCCACACTCAGCAGCGACGACCTCGCTTCGATCAGCTCGTTGAAAGACGTCATCGCCGACGAACTCAACGTCAAGGCCGTCAGCGGTTTTGAATCGCTCGGCGACATCGTCAAGTACACCTACAAACCCAACCTCAAGACCCTCGGCCCGAAATACGGCAAGCTCCTCAATGCCTTTCGCGAAGAACTCCCCAAGCTCCCGGGCAACCTGCTGGAATCGCTCCGTCGCGGCCAGACCATTAACGCCACCGTCGGCGGAGAAGCCGTCACCATTGGCCCGGACGATGTCCTCATCGGAGCCGATCAGGCCGAAGGCTGGGTCGCCGGCGATGAATCTGGCATCCAGGTCGCCCTCTCCACGACGCTCACACCAGAACTCGTGCAGGAAGGGATGGCCCGCGACTTCATCCGCCACATCCAACAGGCCCGAAAAGACGCCAACCTGGAAATCCAGCAACGCATCACCGTCAACTACCAGACCAGCGAACCGATTGTGGCAGGAATGCTCAAGGAGTGGTCCGACCTGATCTCCAGCGAAACCCTCGCCAACGAGATCACCCCCACCTCAGGTCTCTCTGGAAAACCAGTACAAGTCGGCGAAGCCGAGGTGATTATCACGATCAAATAA
- a CDS encoding GHMP family kinase ATP-binding protein — translation MNAEMIVETGCRLHFGLLSTDPARDRSFGGLGVMLESPGWAVHLVAAAQASDSVQADGETQARIQRLLELLRANEPFAGQPPLAVTVRRPLVHHAGLGSGTQLAMAVVDGWARFLGLTLANDEVFRLSRRGARSSIGQFGYFSGGFLVDAGHQRPTEQGMLQRDAIVVRAEFPDEWSWWLISPKNATGLSGEAELKAFREMTPIPQATTDRLASLTLLSILPGIQSRNFQEFARGLHEYGQLVGQHFAAVQGSVFSSPLMGDLARHLMEAGLPCVVQSSWGPTVAVPVTTEIEEEFETAWKKWPPHEKCDRLRTKAMNRRAVIHR, via the coding sequence ATGAATGCTGAAATGATTGTGGAAACCGGTTGCCGACTGCACTTCGGGCTGCTTTCGACAGACCCTGCTCGCGATCGCTCTTTTGGCGGGTTAGGTGTGATGCTGGAATCTCCTGGCTGGGCCGTTCACTTGGTGGCAGCAGCGCAGGCCAGCGATAGCGTACAGGCGGATGGCGAGACTCAAGCCCGGATTCAGCGGCTTTTGGAATTGTTACGCGCTAATGAACCCTTTGCGGGCCAGCCACCATTGGCGGTGACCGTTCGACGACCCTTGGTTCATCATGCCGGTCTGGGTTCTGGTACTCAACTGGCGATGGCTGTCGTTGATGGGTGGGCCCGATTTCTGGGCCTCACTCTGGCCAACGACGAGGTATTTCGCCTTTCGCGACGTGGAGCGAGGTCGTCGATTGGTCAATTCGGATACTTCTCGGGTGGATTTTTGGTGGATGCCGGCCACCAGCGACCGACAGAGCAGGGGATGCTTCAGCGGGATGCGATTGTCGTTCGAGCTGAATTCCCTGATGAATGGAGTTGGTGGCTCATCTCTCCGAAAAATGCGACGGGGCTGTCGGGGGAGGCTGAATTGAAGGCGTTTCGTGAGATGACGCCGATCCCCCAGGCCACGACCGATCGCCTGGCGTCGCTGACTTTGTTGTCGATTCTCCCGGGAATTCAGTCACGAAATTTCCAAGAGTTCGCACGAGGCCTGCACGAATATGGGCAACTTGTGGGTCAGCATTTTGCGGCAGTGCAGGGGAGTGTGTTTTCGTCGCCCCTCATGGGGGATTTGGCAAGGCATTTGATGGAGGCAGGGTTGCCGTGTGTGGTGCAATCGTCGTGGGGGCCGACCGTAGCGGTGCCTGTGACGACAGAGATCGAAGAAGAATTTGAAACTGCCTGGAAGAAGTGGCCGCCGCATGAGAAATGCGATCGATTGAGAACGAAAGCGATGAATCGCCGGGCTGTGATACATCGATGA
- a CDS encoding Uma2 family endonuclease, with translation MTTIINDPEMARRLIRQRRARGQDRYDEVWNGRYIINEPPNINHSEFVGTITVALRLTLKNLARVLPGTNITDQQDHWKTNYRCPDVAVFLPGNPAEDRDTHWYGGPDFAVEVLSPRDGARKKLDFYAQIGTRELLLIDRQPWQLELYQLREGKLIQTASAAIDTGEVTCETVRLKVSLRSGEARPLLCLGSLQSGEEWTV, from the coding sequence ATGACCACCATCATAAACGATCCCGAGATGGCCCGCCGCCTGATCCGCCAGCGGCGTGCGCGCGGGCAGGATCGATACGATGAAGTCTGGAATGGCAGGTACATCATCAATGAACCTCCAAATATCAATCACTCAGAGTTTGTAGGAACAATCACAGTCGCACTGAGGTTGACATTAAAGAATCTAGCCAGAGTTCTTCCCGGCACGAACATTACCGATCAACAGGATCATTGGAAAACCAACTATCGCTGCCCCGATGTGGCCGTCTTTCTCCCTGGCAACCCGGCAGAAGATCGAGACACCCACTGGTACGGTGGGCCTGATTTCGCTGTAGAGGTTTTGTCGCCGCGCGATGGGGCCCGCAAGAAGCTCGATTTCTACGCCCAGATCGGCACGCGAGAACTGCTACTGATTGATCGCCAGCCCTGGCAGTTAGAACTCTACCAGCTTCGCGAAGGCAAGCTGATCCAGACTGCATCAGCGGCAATTGATACCGGCGAAGTCACGTGTGAAACGGTGAGATTGAAAGTTTCACTTCGGTCAGGTGAAGCGCGTCCTCTGCTCTGTTTAGGATCACTACAAAGCGGCGAGGAATGGACAGTTTAA
- the ppdK gene encoding pyruvate, phosphate dikinase, which yields MSTKYVYFFGAGKADGNAKMKNELGGKGANLAEMTNIGLPVPAGFTISTEVCTYYYAHEKTYPPELEAQVDAAMAQVEKAMGKKFGDTTDPLLVSCRSGARESMPGMMDTVLNIGLNDVTVEALTKASGNERFAWDSYRRFVQMYGDVVMGLKPEKKTDIDPFEDLLEKKKHAAGVHFDNELSVAQLKELVAEFKAAIKAKTGLDFPTDPKKQVWGAVGAVFSSWMNDRAIVYRRTYGIPHEWGTAVNVQAMVFGNLGDDCATGVALTRDGALGTPGYCGDYLINAQGEDVVAGIRTPLRIEETLAKDMPKAFEELDSIGKILEGHYKDVQDIEFTVEKGKVWMLQTRNAKRTGFAAVRIAVDLVEEGKITDKEAISPKRIPADDLNQLLQPVFDLAGKKAAQAGGKLLTKGINAGPGAAFGQIVFHADDAEAIFLKNPKAELVLVRRETTPEDLRGMKVAKGILTAFGGASSHAALVSRQMGKVCVVGASELNIDYEKATVTVGGKTLKEGDFISIDGFTGEVFEGKVDTKPSEVIQVLISKTMKPEESETYQRFAKLMSWADKYRTLKVRTNADEPKQATQAVSFGAEGIGLCRTEHMFFDHVDEFREMILAGDLPSREKALAKLLPFQREDFYGLFKAMNGLPVTIRLLDPPLHEFLPHDHASQADLAAKIGIPADYIARRVHELHESNPMLGHRGCRLGIVYPEITAMQARAIFEAACKLKKEGLTVIPEVMIPLVGYVAEFKNQEKVVREQAEKVFAETGESVEYLVGTMVEVPRACATADQIAGAAEFFSFGTNDLTQTTLGISRDDYGGFINHYKENDIVPNDPFQMIDQAGVGTLMKMGVEKGRSGRPGLKIGICGEHGGEPSSVVFCHKIGLDYVSCSPFRVPIARLAAAQAALADAK from the coding sequence ATGTCGACGAAGTACGTCTATTTCTTCGGAGCTGGCAAGGCGGACGGTAACGCCAAAATGAAAAACGAGCTGGGTGGCAAAGGGGCCAACCTCGCGGAAATGACCAACATCGGCCTTCCTGTGCCTGCTGGCTTCACCATCAGCACAGAAGTCTGCACCTACTATTACGCTCACGAAAAGACCTATCCGCCAGAACTGGAAGCTCAGGTCGATGCCGCCATGGCTCAGGTCGAAAAGGCCATGGGCAAAAAGTTCGGCGACACCACCGATCCCCTGCTCGTTTCCTGCCGCTCCGGTGCTCGCGAATCGATGCCCGGCATGATGGATACCGTGCTCAACATCGGTCTGAATGACGTCACTGTCGAAGCCCTCACCAAGGCTTCCGGCAACGAGCGTTTCGCCTGGGACAGCTACCGCCGCTTCGTCCAGATGTACGGCGACGTCGTCATGGGTCTCAAGCCCGAAAAGAAGACTGACATCGATCCGTTCGAAGATCTGCTCGAAAAGAAGAAACACGCAGCGGGCGTCCACTTCGATAACGAACTGAGCGTCGCTCAGCTCAAGGAACTCGTGGCAGAATTCAAGGCCGCCATCAAGGCCAAGACCGGCCTCGACTTCCCGACAGATCCCAAAAAGCAGGTCTGGGGTGCTGTGGGAGCCGTGTTCAGCTCGTGGATGAATGACCGCGCCATCGTTTACCGCCGCACCTATGGTATTCCTCACGAATGGGGTACCGCTGTCAACGTGCAGGCGATGGTCTTCGGCAACCTGGGCGATGACTGCGCGACAGGCGTGGCACTCACCCGCGACGGTGCTCTGGGCACACCCGGCTACTGCGGTGATTACCTGATCAACGCTCAGGGTGAAGACGTGGTGGCCGGTATCCGTACCCCATTGCGTATTGAAGAAACTCTGGCCAAGGACATGCCCAAGGCCTTCGAAGAACTCGATTCGATCGGCAAGATTCTGGAAGGTCACTACAAGGACGTTCAGGATATTGAGTTCACCGTTGAGAAGGGCAAGGTCTGGATGCTCCAGACTCGTAATGCCAAGCGAACTGGTTTTGCTGCTGTCCGTATTGCGGTCGATCTCGTCGAAGAAGGCAAGATCACCGATAAGGAAGCGATTTCGCCTAAGCGAATTCCTGCAGACGACCTGAATCAGTTGCTGCAGCCAGTCTTCGACCTCGCTGGCAAGAAGGCCGCACAAGCAGGCGGAAAACTCCTCACCAAGGGGATCAACGCCGGCCCTGGCGCTGCCTTCGGACAGATTGTCTTCCACGCTGATGATGCCGAAGCCATCTTCCTCAAGAATCCTAAGGCCGAACTGGTTCTCGTTCGCCGCGAAACCACTCCCGAAGATCTTCGCGGCATGAAGGTCGCCAAGGGCATTCTGACCGCCTTCGGTGGTGCCAGCTCTCACGCTGCACTCGTCAGTCGCCAGATGGGTAAGGTTTGCGTGGTCGGTGCTTCCGAGCTGAACATCGACTACGAAAAGGCCACAGTCACCGTGGGTGGCAAGACCCTTAAGGAAGGGGATTTCATCTCGATTGATGGTTTCACTGGCGAAGTCTTCGAAGGCAAGGTCGATACCAAGCCCAGCGAAGTCATTCAGGTGCTCATCAGCAAGACGATGAAGCCCGAAGAGTCGGAAACCTATCAGCGATTTGCCAAGCTGATGAGCTGGGCCGATAAGTACCGCACTCTCAAGGTTCGCACCAACGCCGACGAACCCAAGCAGGCCACACAGGCTGTTTCGTTCGGTGCGGAAGGGATCGGCCTGTGCCGTACCGAACACATGTTCTTCGATCATGTCGATGAATTCCGCGAAATGATTCTGGCTGGCGATCTGCCATCTCGCGAGAAGGCACTGGCCAAGCTGCTCCCCTTCCAGCGTGAAGACTTCTACGGTCTGTTCAAGGCCATGAATGGTCTGCCAGTCACGATTCGTCTCCTGGATCCACCACTCCACGAGTTCCTGCCACACGATCACGCCTCACAGGCTGATCTGGCTGCGAAGATCGGCATTCCAGCCGATTACATCGCCCGCCGCGTGCATGAACTCCACGAGTCCAACCCGATGCTCGGTCACCGCGGTTGCCGTCTGGGGATTGTTTACCCGGAAATCACTGCGATGCAGGCCCGGGCCATCTTCGAAGCGGCTTGCAAGCTGAAGAAAGAAGGCCTGACTGTGATTCCTGAAGTGATGATTCCGCTCGTCGGATACGTCGCTGAGTTCAAGAATCAGGAAAAGGTCGTCCGCGAACAGGCCGAGAAGGTCTTCGCAGAAACTGGCGAAAGCGTCGAGTACCTCGTCGGTACCATGGTCGAAGTTCCACGTGCCTGTGCCACAGCCGATCAGATTGCTGGTGCCGCTGAATTCTTCAGCTTCGGTACCAACGACCTGACACAGACAACTCTCGGCATCAGCCGCGATGACTACGGCGGGTTCATCAATCACTACAAGGAAAACGACATCGTCCCGAACGATCCATTCCAGATGATCGATCAGGCCGGCGTCGGCACACTCATGAAGATGGGTGTCGAAAAGGGTCGCTCTGGCCGCCCAGGTCTCAAGATCGGTATCTGCGGCGAACACGGGGGCGAGCCCTCCAGCGTCGTCTTCTGCCATAAGATTGGCCTCGACTACGTCAGCTGCAGCCCCTTCCGAGTACCCATCGCCCGCCTCGCAGCCGCACAGGCCGCTCTGGCTGATGCCAAGTAA
- a CDS encoding Dabb family protein: MQTNLFPTSHLNIKTIASAALLVAIVSSLVLHSSSGNLRGAEARAPEKLLRHIVLYKFKETTTPAQVQEVIDTFSALPKQILQIADFECGSNVSQEGKSEGMTQAFVVSFRSEADLQTYLTHPAHLAYVNVVKDKREKVLVFDYWK, translated from the coding sequence ATGCAAACCAACCTCTTCCCCACCAGCCACTTGAATATCAAGACCATCGCCAGCGCAGCCCTGCTTGTGGCCATCGTTTCCTCGCTGGTTCTTCACTCCAGCAGTGGAAATTTGCGAGGTGCGGAAGCCCGCGCTCCCGAGAAACTGTTAAGGCATATCGTGCTCTACAAGTTCAAAGAGACCACCACGCCCGCTCAAGTGCAGGAAGTGATCGACACCTTCTCGGCTCTCCCCAAACAGATTCTACAAATCGCCGATTTCGAATGCGGCTCCAACGTCAGCCAGGAAGGCAAGTCCGAAGGGATGACCCAGGCCTTCGTCGTGAGCTTCCGTTCCGAAGCCGACCTGCAAACCTACCTGACACACCCCGCACACCTCGCCTACGTCAACGTCGTCAAAGACAAACGCGAAAAAGTGCTGGTGTTTGACTACTGGAAATAA
- a CDS encoding alpha/beta hydrolase: MPLELPPREPFRRTNLLWLYGRRLLIWLLVPYLLVHLLLITFQRQLIFQPTKTAPLSGHLAGAGLIDVQDVKLKISDKLTLHGWYYERPAIAETPARQLLIYFPGNSGTRSDRQEICLDLLRLGYNILIFDYQGYAENQGSPSEQHFASDAQAIWKFATTQLGYSPEKITLFGESMGGGVATRMAAELSEAKTPPAALILKSTYSSIPATARYHYPYLPLLPLFVWDPFPSIDRIGKVTSPILQFHGTADRITPYFEAERLFAAAPAQSATGIPKQFVTIPEGSHNGVPEETLRREIQKLQAHIAQPSNPPEGSN; the protein is encoded by the coding sequence ATGCCGCTTGAACTTCCTCCACGAGAGCCGTTTCGCCGCACGAATCTCCTCTGGCTGTATGGCCGCCGTCTATTGATCTGGCTGCTGGTTCCTTATCTGCTTGTGCATCTGCTCCTCATCACTTTTCAGCGGCAGTTGATCTTTCAACCCACAAAGACAGCGCCGCTTTCCGGTCATCTGGCAGGTGCCGGGCTGATCGATGTGCAGGACGTCAAACTCAAAATCAGCGACAAACTCACTCTCCATGGCTGGTATTACGAGCGACCTGCCATAGCCGAGACTCCCGCCAGGCAACTGTTAATCTACTTTCCCGGCAACTCGGGCACCCGCAGCGATCGCCAGGAGATCTGCCTCGATCTATTGAGACTGGGCTACAACATTCTGATCTTCGACTATCAAGGCTATGCCGAGAATCAGGGCTCACCTTCGGAGCAGCACTTCGCCAGCGATGCTCAAGCGATCTGGAAATTCGCAACCACACAACTCGGCTACTCACCCGAAAAGATCACACTCTTTGGGGAATCGATGGGAGGTGGTGTCGCCACTCGCATGGCAGCAGAACTCTCTGAAGCCAAGACCCCACCGGCGGCCTTGATTCTCAAATCGACCTACTCCTCCATCCCCGCGACCGCTCGCTATCACTACCCATATCTGCCCCTCTTACCACTCTTTGTGTGGGATCCATTCCCCTCGATTGATCGAATTGGAAAAGTGACCTCGCCGATCCTGCAATTTCATGGAACAGCCGACCGCATCACCCCCTATTTCGAAGCCGAACGACTCTTCGCCGCCGCCCCCGCACAATCCGCCACAGGGATTCCTAAGCAATTTGTCACCATCCCCGAAGGCAGTCATAACGGAGTGCCCGAAGAAACACTGAGGCGGGAAATTCAAAAACTGCAGGCCCACATAGCGCAGCCCTCAAACCCTCCAGAGGGTTCTAACTAG
- a CDS encoding DUF447 domain-containing protein, with the protein MILEGLLLTTNATGQLNLAPMGPIVESSEQSSTELTRFTLRPFYPSTTLANLQTVPQATFHTTDDVLLLARAALKESLPEPFALPPCMPLAPPATGYRLVDCCQWWSLEVLSIDAGSQRATIIMQAASSGIVRPFVGFHRARHAVLEAIILATRTSILEPAVIWEEIRRWQPLVDKTGGPREREAWELVISIIEQRLANRPQSS; encoded by the coding sequence GTGATTCTGGAAGGTTTACTGCTCACGACGAACGCGACGGGTCAATTGAATCTGGCCCCCATGGGCCCGATTGTCGAATCATCCGAACAATCGTCAACAGAGCTCACACGTTTCACTTTGAGGCCTTTTTATCCCTCGACCACGCTGGCGAATCTGCAGACTGTTCCCCAGGCGACTTTTCACACCACCGACGATGTGCTGCTGCTGGCGCGTGCTGCACTGAAAGAATCGCTGCCAGAGCCATTCGCGCTGCCACCATGCATGCCTCTCGCTCCTCCTGCGACGGGTTATCGGCTGGTTGATTGCTGCCAGTGGTGGAGTCTGGAAGTTCTTTCGATCGACGCTGGATCGCAGAGGGCGACGATTATCATGCAGGCTGCCAGTTCAGGCATTGTCAGGCCCTTCGTGGGCTTTCATCGCGCCCGGCACGCCGTCCTGGAAGCGATCATTCTCGCGACGCGGACATCGATTCTCGAACCGGCAGTCATCTGGGAAGAGATCAGGCGTTGGCAGCCTCTGGTCGATAAGACGGGTGGCCCTCGCGAACGGGAAGCGTGGGAGCTGGTGATTTCCATCATCGAACAGCGTCTGGCGAACAGACCGCAATCGAGTTAA